Proteins encoded in a region of the Vitis riparia cultivar Riparia Gloire de Montpellier isolate 1030 chromosome 7, EGFV_Vit.rip_1.0, whole genome shotgun sequence genome:
- the LOC117917509 gene encoding stress enhanced protein 2, chloroplastic, with protein MATAAQAVLRVLQSQKSAAPAREPAVVPAQKLRASDSSPDNLKIVLQPRLCTLRSYGPDRSGVIKTRRDGDDVSPFFATLSEYIESSKKSQDFEIISGRLAMIVFAATVTMEMVTGNSLFRKMDLQGIAEAGGVCVGAVACAAVFAWFSSARNRVGRIFTISCNTFIDSLIDQIIDGLFYESESNDWSDEI; from the exons ATGGCCACGGCGGCTCAGGCGGTCTTACGGGTTTTGCAGTCGCAAAAGTCGGCGGCTCCAGCTAGAGAACCGGCGGTGGTGCCGGCTCAGAAACTGAGAGCTTCTGATTCGTCACCGGATAACTTGAAGATAGTCCTTCAGCCTCGGCTGTGCACTCTCAGATCGTACGGTCCGGATCGCTCCGGAGTGATCAAGACGCGCAGAGACGGCGATGACGTATCCCCGTTCTTTGCCACGCTGTCGGAGTACATCGAGAGCTCGAAGAAGAGTCAGGACTTCGAGATCATCTCCGGTCGGCTAGCCATG ATTGTGTTTGCAGCAACCGTGACAATGGAGATGGTGACGGGGAACTCCTTGTTCAGAAAGATGGACTTACAGGGAATAGCTGAAGCAGGCGGGGTGTGTGTGGGAGCTGTGGCTTGCGCTGCAGTGTTCGCATGGTTCTCTAGCGCTCGAAACAGAGTGGGTCGGATCTTCACCATCAGCTGCAACacattcattgattccctcatcgaCCAGATCATCGATGGCCTGTTCTACGAAAGTGAATCCAACGATTGGTCGGATGAGATTTGA